The following are from one region of the Fusarium verticillioides 7600 chromosome 1, whole genome shotgun sequence genome:
- a CDS encoding phosphatidylinositol 4-kinase, translating into MIGDIRSKALQKIASLSASSSTTSFDRSDLDRLCRACHAGAKSKDYVNGYQNKSSLGRVPMSIREFEVLIALCKTAPKIKSSQSAQRLSYQLFPYILEAHIQVFLPSPFFRKIDPSPTEALAFHVTGALLALGINYDELQENVTDKIWAFVNSCRRATESIISPQAEDPENPHLEDAIRTVTIAVALLGFLDAAAAQADFWRSGGRLAMIKKIRELLSEPFLIAVETALSTIRNCHSQDREVKEWKRYLRHYASSGRPLGAMLLHRSFAHLIVSSTSLMVKDPRSLRESHVLDIYIAQGEDLCNIASSTLEADLKTVEEYAALAIEEIQYIEGGADFIRMGSPDQQSLAYAVKAAALISYLNCALLNEDAADTEILMNWLQESLDDSVQMADPTLASVTLRCLALICQISPSFSSNVSRILPRFIVQDAPQKDIVTIASNSLAYALKMLSKDAVIGTLYTLGNVLSPGSDQAFVKDQIDGTASETGLNAIYTNRRSIGSSISLQMYGEEETAIVSGNVVQTICGIAAAFKDEKITALAQSMLQQKLEKVNTGVDARIISGAAALALEGGQLEFRSLLKLFSKLCHTGVVENQLFLLEAVRNARTFISANLRRDSQLFGIYFEHLLDSIIGLGDVHSFGHTKESDVQMAAKEIAELLHPLAIFMSTNDFAFEPIADDETYSLLRDAWFNIVVHGFTTNTDRGKQYMRELRLIAIHSPPLVAEQRGEQVESDIELNTVLRRGMSNDRESLQKKLMSDLVPSKSNEIRSLSYRKVIFLQAAYLMEILRADSGDCTKVLSYFLEPSMAKGELSSAMEGVAAAVMDKYIQKTQSGTEPTFSAQYAAEQLATIFCSCCHRIERVQQAAFVCADRFLREIPSALCYRSSLFALIELLSLMWSSCLEAETDVYAPRSTFTSELGGVTVQLSDDYDFRRWTVDILNRKARVWVNSAINLSPLDVKGILQTYLSEFSDEGAYGHVSLGRSFALELGSVIPSTDNRLQSMDKIGNSSVNTASAFVAQYTTRQEYRYGETLPDRGTELMSFMNHNRRLSFVQSSVKESANATTALAHIEARIHSKKSTSITEVRDILRRAAALLCRTSNDEAAIAHHLVSIPFALFTKQSINLGVSLWLGVINENPRQESRLLNEIVQQWEFSLTRKVGLFSPTLNHVDPFFLKEEFAPSELEALAKKKQIVHDILSPHTRLLQFFASHYNATRLGSPDIQKVFLRMIDLTLEAMKQSATHPMAREIRFQIVLFGLRILRSSTTLKPAAQWRLKERLLTAGLSWFRSAPKWSFGSNLLQMKTEIRLISDVLAALQQVSFIGAQTVGNVKSLQSKEQLLDLLLRNEQLRLIVWVNPLNNSSNQALTPTAGKAPTEAALLPLIRTAWWQDPAIAIELATRFPFPRLQRDIRFLLLTMPEKAIFEPEALHLIFEGFLPDDVASQQLKYLLYWEPVNPVTAVTMFLPAYQSHPFIIQYAMRALESHSVDVTFFYVPQIVQSLRYDSLGYVKRYILETAQFSQLFAHQIIWNMKANSYKDDDAQIPDEIKPTLDTVMTQMVDGFAAEDRDFYEKEFSFFDEVTDISGKLKPFIKKSKPEKKQKIEEELRKIKVEVGVYLPSNPDGVVIGIDRKSGKPLQSHAKAPYMATFRIQKNKGGVSEVDEMMEENDGEDHGTPERTVEVWQSAIFKVGDDCRQDVLALQMIAAFRGIFHDVGLDVYVFPYRVTATAPGCGVIDVLPNSISRDMLGREAVNGLYDYFISKYGNENSLRFQRARSNFVKSMAAYSVISYLLQFKDRHNGNIMIDDAGHILHIDFGFCFDIAPGGIKFERAPFKLTTEMVAVMGGSMEHQSFKAFEELCVKAFLASRQYCEKLSQIVWLMMDSGLPCFKPESVKHFRERFVLDKSERDAANFMKHLIKTSYSSHSTGIYDQFQLLTNGIPY; encoded by the exons ATGATAGGCGACATTCGCTCCAAGGCGCTCCAGAAGATAGCTTCGCTATCTGCGTCTAGCTCTACAACATCCTTCGACCGATCCGATCTTGACCGGTTATGTAGGGCCTGCCACGCCGGCGCGAAGAGCAAGGACTATGTCAATGGCTATCAGAATAAGAGCTCGCTAGGCCGAGTGCCTATG TCTATTCGCGAATTCGAGGTCTTGATCGCATTATGCAAGACAGCACCGAAAATCAAATCGAGCCAGAGCGCCCAGCGACTCTCGTACCAGCTGTTCCCGTATATTCTTGAAGCACATATACAGGTTTTCCTTCCTTCGCCATTCTTCCGAAAGATCGACCCGTCCCCGACCGAGGCTCTAGCCTTTCATGTGACAGGGGCCCTGTTGGCACTTGGCATCAACTACGATGAGCTTCAGGAGAATGTGACCGATAAGATCTGGGCCTTCGTGAACTCTTGCAGACGAGCTACCGAGagcatcatctcacctcAAGCAGAGGATCCTGAGAATCCTCACCTGGAGGATGCAATTCGAACTGTGACAATTGCCGTGGCTCTGCTGGGATTTTTGGATGCGGCAGCCGCTCAGGCCGACTTCTGGAGATCTGGCGGTCGACTAGCCATGATCAAGAAAATTAGAGAATTGCTTTCTGAGCCTTTCCTTATCGCTGTGGAAACAGCACTGTCCACCATTCGCAATTGTCATAGCCAGGATCGCGAGGTTAAAGAATGGAAGAGATACCTGCGCCACTATGCCTCCTCTGGACGGCCTCTCGGAGCTATGCTTCTGCATCGCAGCTTCGCTCACCTTATTGTCTCCAGCACTTCGCTGATGGTAAAGGACCCTCGTTCTCTGCGAGAGTCTCACGTGCTGGATATCTACATTGCCCAGGGTGAAGATCTTTGTAACATCGCGTCCTCTACGCTCGAAGCAGACCTCAAGACGGTTGAGGAATATGCTGCCTTGGCCATTGAGGAGATCCAGTACATCGAAGGTGGTGCGGACTTCATCCGTATGGGATCTCCTGACCAGCAGAGTCTCGCTTACGCTGTGAAGGCTGCGGCGCTCATTTCCTACTTGAACTGCGCTCTGCTCaatgaagatgctgctgatacAGAGATTCTCATGAACTGGCTTCAGGAATCCCTGGATGACTCTGTTCAGATGGCTGACCCTACTCTTGCATCGGTCACGTTGCGATGTTTGGCCCTCATCTGTCAGATCTcaccatccttctcgtccAATGTCAGCCGCATCCTCCCTAGGTTCATCGTTCAGGATGCCCCACAGAAAGATATCGTCACTATAGCTTCCAATAGCTTGGCCTATGCTCTCAAAATGCTCTCGAAGGATGCTGTCATCGGCACATTGTATACCCTAGGCAACGTACTCAGCCCTGGGTCGGACCAGGCGTTTGTGAAGGATCAGATTGATGGAACGGCAAGTGAAACAGGACTTAATGCCATTTATACCAATCGTCGGTCCATTGGGAGCTCGATTTCACTACAGATGTatggcgaggaggagactgCGATCGTTTCTGGCAATGTCGTGCAAACCATTTGTGgaattgctgctgctttcaaggatgagaaaATTACCGCACTGGCTCAGTCTATGCTTCAACAGAAGCTCGAAAAGGTCAATACAGGCGTGGATGCCCGGATTATCAGTGGAGCAGCAGCTCTGGCTCTCGAGGGCGGACAACTCGAGTTTCGCTCTTTGCTCAAGTTGTTTAGTAAATTGTGCCATACTGGGGTTGTCGAAAACCAGCTGTTCCTACTGGAAGCG GTGAGAAATGCTCGCACTTTCATTTCTGCCAACCTACGACGTGACTCGCAGTTGTTTGGTATCTACTTCGAACACCTgcttgacagcatcatcgGACTTGGTGATGTTCACTCGTTCGGACATACTAAGGAATCTGACGTACAAATGGCTGCAAAGGAGATCGCGGAACTTCTTCACCCGCTGGCAATCTTTATGTCCACGAACGATTTTGCTTTTGAGCCCATTGCCGATGACGAGACgtattctcttcttcgagacGCTTGGTTCAACATCGTGGTTCATGGCTTTACAACCAACACAGATCGAGGCAAACAGTATATGAGAGAATTGCGCCTAATTGCTATCCACTCCCCACCTCTTGTGGCTGAGCAGCGAGGCGAGCAGGTCGAAAGTGATATCGAGCTTAATACTGTTTTACGACGTGGTATGAGTAACGATAGAGAGTctctgcagaagaagcttaTGAGTGATCTTGTACCCTCCAAGTCCAATGAGATTAGGAGCCTCAGCTATCGCAAGGTGATCTTCTTACAAGCAGCTTATTTGATGGAAATTCTTCGAGCCGACTCAGGTGATTGCACCAAGGTTCTTTCCTATTTCCTGGAACCGAGCATGGCCAAGGGAGAGCTGAGCAGCGCCATGGAGGGTGTTGCAGCTGCTGTCATGGATAAGTATATTCAAAAGACTCAAAGCGGCACCGAACCAACCTTTTCTGCCCAGTACGCGGCCGAACAGCTCGCTACCATCTTCTGTAGCTGCTGCCATCGTATCGAACGAGTCCAACAAGCCGCCTTTGTTTGCGCAGATCGCTTCCTCCGTGAAATTCCTTCAGCCCTTTGCTATAGGTCATCACTCTTCGCACTGATCGAACTGCTCTCGCTTATGTGGTCTAGCTGCTTGGAAGCCGAGACAGATGTTTATGCTCCCAGGTCTACTTTTACGTCAGAACTTGGCGGAGTGACTGTGCAGCTTTCAGATGACTACGATTTTCGAAGATGGACAGTAGATATCCTCAACCGCAAGGCCAGGGTATGGGTCAATTCTGCCAtcaatctctctcctctcgaTGTCAAGGGAATTCTGCAGACATATCTGTCGGAGTTCAGTGACGAAGGCGCTTACGGCCACGTCTCTTTGGGAAGGTCTTttgctcttgagcttggatcaGTTATTCCATCAACAGACAATCGTCTCCAATCCATGGACAAGATTGGCAACTCGAGTGTCAACACAGCCTCTGCCTTCGTTGCGCAGTACACAACTCGCCAAGAATATCGGTACGGCGAGACGCTTCCGGATCGCGGTACAGAACTTATGAGCTTCATGAATCACAACCGTCGCTTGTCATTTGTGCAGTCGTCTGTGAAGGAGAGTGCCAATGCCACTACTGCACTCGCTCATATCGAGGCAAGAATTCACAGCAAGAAGAGTACATCAATCACTGAAGTCCGGGATATTCTTCGTAGGGCAGCAGCACTTCTTTGCCGCACGAGCAATGATGAAGCCGCTATTGCTCATCACCTTGTGAGCATTCCATTCGCCCTATTCACCAAGCAATCCATCAACTTGGGTGTTTCCCTGTGGCTAGGTGTGATCAACGAGAACCCAAGACAGGAGTCGAGACTGCTGAATGAGATCGTCCAGCAGTGGGAGTTCTCTCTTACCCGAAAGGTCGGCCTTTTCAGTCCAACACTGAATCATGTTGACCCCTTCTTTTTGAAAGAAGAATTTGCACCCAGCGAATTGGAAGCTctagccaagaagaagcagattGTGCATGACATTCTCTCTCCCCACACTCGACTGCTCCAATTCTTTGCCAGCCATTATAATGCTACCAGGCTCGGTAGCCCTGACATCCAGAAGGTGTTCCTCCGGATGATTGATCTTACACTGGAGGCAATGAAGCAATCTGCAACTCATCCAATGGCCAGAGAGATTCGATTCCAAATCGTCTTATTTGGTCTGCGCATCCTACGCTCCAGCACCACTCTCAAGCCTGCAGCACAGTGGAGGCTCAAGGAGCGACTTCTTACGGCTGGCCTGTCTTGGTTCAGGTCTGCGCCCAAGTGGTCTTTTGGCAGTAACTTATTGCAGATGAAGACCGAGATCCGTCTTATCTCTGATGTCTTGGCGGCCCTCCAACAGGTCTCTTTTATAGGCGCCCAGACTGTCGGCAATGTCAAATCTCTGCAGTCCAAAGAGCAGCTgctcgatctccttctcagaaATGAACAACTGCGCCTAATTGTCTGGGTAAACCCACTCAACAATTCGAGCAATCAGGCACTGACCCCAACTGCCGGCAAGGCACCGACCGAAGCTGCACTCTTACCACTCATTAGGACTGCATGGTGGCAGGACCCAGCTATTGCCATTGAACTCGCAACTAGGTTTCCATTCCCTCGCCTGCAGCGCGACATCAGGTTCTTGCTTCTCACCATGCCTGAAAAGGCCATTTTCGAGCCTGAGGCTCTGCACCTGATCTTTGAGGGATTTCTCcccgatgatgttgcttCACAACAACTCAAG TATTTATTGTACTGGGAGCCTGTGAACCCGGTAACAGCCGTTACCATGTTCTTGCCTGCCTACCAGTCGCACCCTTTCATTATTCAGTACGCCATGCGTGCGCTGGAAAGCCATTCTGTCGACGTAACATTCTTTTATGTTCCCCAAATTGTCCAGTCTCTCCGCTACGATAGCCTTGGATATGTCAAGCGCTATATCCTTGAAACAGCACAGTTTTCCCAGCTGTTCGCTCACCAGATTATCTGGAACATGAAGGCCAATTCGTACAAGGACGATGACGCTCAGATCCCTGACGAAATCAAGCCAACTCTCGACACGGTCATGACTCAGATGGTTGACGGTTTTGCCGCTGAGGACCGCGACTTTTATGAGAAagagttttctttctttgacgaagTCACTGACATTTCTGGAAAGCTTAAGCCCTTTATCAAGAAGTCGAAACcggagaagaagcaaaagattgaagaagagctgcgCAAAATCAAAGTTGAGGTCGGCGTTTATCTTCCTAGTAAtcctgatggtgttgttatCGGCATTGATCGTAAGTCTGGAAAGCCTCTACAGAGTCATGCCAAGGCTCCGTACATGGCAACATTCCGTattcagaagaacaaaggagGCGTTTCTGAggtggatgagatgatggaagagaatgatggagaagatcaCGGAACACCAGAGAGGACTGTTGAAGTCTGGCAGTCGGCCATTTTCAAGGTCGGCGATGATTGTCGACAGGACGTCCTGGCGCTGCAGATGATTGCAGCGTTCCGAGGCATATTCCACGATGTCGGCCTGGATGTCTACGTCTTCCCTTATCGAGTTACTGCCACTGCCCCTGGTTGCGGTGTCATCGACGTGCTGCCTAACTCGATCTCACGAGATATGCTTGGTCGTGAGGCTGTCAATGGTTTGTATGACTACTTCATCTCCAAATACGGCAATGAGAACTCGCTCCGATTCCAGCGAGCCCGCAGCAACTTCGTCAAGTCTATGGCTGCGTACTCAGTCATTTCCTACTTATTGCAATTCAAGGACCGACACAatggcaacatcatgatTGACGACGCAGGACACATCCTACACATTGATTTCGGTTTCTGCTTTGATATCGCCCCAGGTGGTATCAAATTCGAGCGTGCCCCCTTCAAGCTCACAACCGAGATGGTGGCGGTCATGGGCGGTTCAATGGAGCACCAGAGTTTCAAGGCCTTCGAGGAGCTCTGCGTGAAGGCTTTCCTGGCCAGTCGTCAGTATTGCGAGAAGCTCAGCCAGATCGTCTGGCTCATGATGGATAGTGGGCTGCCCTGCTTCAAGCCTGAGAGTGTCAAGCATTTCCGTGAGCGTTTTGTCCTTGACAAAAGCGAGCGCGACGCTGCCAACTTCATGaaacatctcatcaagaccagtTACTCGAGTCACAGCACAGGTATCTATGATCAGTTCCAGCTTCTGACTAACGGCATTCCCTATTAG
- a CDS encoding phosphatidylinositol 4-kinase, producing MIGDIRSKALQKIASLSASSSTTSFDRSDLDRLCRACHAGAKSKDYVNGYQNKSSLGRVPMSIREFEVLIALCKTAPKIKSSQSAQRLSYQLFPYILEAHIQVFLPSPFFRKIDPSPTEALAFHVTGALLALGINYDELQENVTDKIWAFVNSCRRATESIISPQAEDPENPHLEDAIRTVTIAVALLGFLDAAAAQADFWRSGGRLAMIKKIRELLSEPFLIAVETALSTIRNCHSQDREVKEWKRYLRHYASSGRPLGAMLLHRSFAHLIVSSTSLMVKDPRSLRESHVLDIYIAQGEDLCNIASSTLEADLKTVEEYAALAIEEIQYIEGGADFIRMGSPDQQSLAYAVKAAALISYLNCALLNEDAADTEILMNWLQESLDDSVQMADPTLASVTLRCLALICQISPSFSSNVSRILPRFIVQDAPQKDIVTIASNSLAYALKMLSKDAVIGTLYTLGNVLSPGSDQAFVKDQIDGTASETGLNAIYTNRRSIGSSISLQMYGEEETAIVSGNVVQTICGIAAAFKDEKITALAQSMLQQKLEKVNTGVDARIISGAAALALEGGQLEFRSLLKLFSKLCHTGVVENQLFLLEAVRNARTFISANLRRDSQLFGIYFEHLLDSIIGLGDVHSFGHTKESDVQMAAKEIAELLHPLAIFMSTNDFAFEPIADDETYSLLRDAWFNIVVHGFTTNTDRGKQYMRELRLIAIHSPPLVAEQRGEQVESDIELNTVLRRGMSNDRESLQKKLMSDLVPSKSNEIRSLSYRKVIFLQAAYLMEILRADSGDCTKVLSYFLEPSMAKGELSSAMEGVAAAVMDKYIQKTQSGTEPTFSAQYAAEQLATIFCSCCHRIERVQQAAFVCADRFLREIPSALCYRSSLFALIELLSLMWSSCLEAETDVYAPRSTFTSELGGVTVQLSDDYDFRRWTVDILNRKARVWVNSAINLSPLDVKGILQTYLSEFSDEGAYGHVSLGRSFALELGSVIPSTDNRLQSMDKIGNSSVNTASAFVAQYTTRQEYRYGETLPDRGTELMSFMNHNRRLSFVQSSVKESANATTALAHIEARIHSKKSTSITEVRDILRRAAALLCRTSNDEAAIAHHLVSIPFALFTKQSINLGVSLWLGVINENPRQESRLLNEIVQQWEFSLTRKVGLFSPTLNHVDPFFLKEEFAPSELEALAKKKQIVHDILSPHTRLLQFFASHYNATRLGSPDIQKVFLRMIDLTLEAMKQSATHPMAREIRFQIVLFGLRILRSSTTLKPAAQWRLKERLLTAGLSWFRSAPKWSFGSNLLQMKTEIRLISDVLAALQQVSFIGAQTVGNVKSLQSKEQLLDLLLRNEQLRLIVWVNPLNNSSNQALTPTAGKAPTEAALLPLIRTAWWQDPAIAIELATRFPFPRLQRDIRFLLLTMPEKAIFEPEALHLIFEGFLPDDVASQQLKAGFVP from the exons ATGATAGGCGACATTCGCTCCAAGGCGCTCCAGAAGATAGCTTCGCTATCTGCGTCTAGCTCTACAACATCCTTCGACCGATCCGATCTTGACCGGTTATGTAGGGCCTGCCACGCCGGCGCGAAGAGCAAGGACTATGTCAATGGCTATCAGAATAAGAGCTCGCTAGGCCGAGTGCCTATG TCTATTCGCGAATTCGAGGTCTTGATCGCATTATGCAAGACAGCACCGAAAATCAAATCGAGCCAGAGCGCCCAGCGACTCTCGTACCAGCTGTTCCCGTATATTCTTGAAGCACATATACAGGTTTTCCTTCCTTCGCCATTCTTCCGAAAGATCGACCCGTCCCCGACCGAGGCTCTAGCCTTTCATGTGACAGGGGCCCTGTTGGCACTTGGCATCAACTACGATGAGCTTCAGGAGAATGTGACCGATAAGATCTGGGCCTTCGTGAACTCTTGCAGACGAGCTACCGAGagcatcatctcacctcAAGCAGAGGATCCTGAGAATCCTCACCTGGAGGATGCAATTCGAACTGTGACAATTGCCGTGGCTCTGCTGGGATTTTTGGATGCGGCAGCCGCTCAGGCCGACTTCTGGAGATCTGGCGGTCGACTAGCCATGATCAAGAAAATTAGAGAATTGCTTTCTGAGCCTTTCCTTATCGCTGTGGAAACAGCACTGTCCACCATTCGCAATTGTCATAGCCAGGATCGCGAGGTTAAAGAATGGAAGAGATACCTGCGCCACTATGCCTCCTCTGGACGGCCTCTCGGAGCTATGCTTCTGCATCGCAGCTTCGCTCACCTTATTGTCTCCAGCACTTCGCTGATGGTAAAGGACCCTCGTTCTCTGCGAGAGTCTCACGTGCTGGATATCTACATTGCCCAGGGTGAAGATCTTTGTAACATCGCGTCCTCTACGCTCGAAGCAGACCTCAAGACGGTTGAGGAATATGCTGCCTTGGCCATTGAGGAGATCCAGTACATCGAAGGTGGTGCGGACTTCATCCGTATGGGATCTCCTGACCAGCAGAGTCTCGCTTACGCTGTGAAGGCTGCGGCGCTCATTTCCTACTTGAACTGCGCTCTGCTCaatgaagatgctgctgatacAGAGATTCTCATGAACTGGCTTCAGGAATCCCTGGATGACTCTGTTCAGATGGCTGACCCTACTCTTGCATCGGTCACGTTGCGATGTTTGGCCCTCATCTGTCAGATCTcaccatccttctcgtccAATGTCAGCCGCATCCTCCCTAGGTTCATCGTTCAGGATGCCCCACAGAAAGATATCGTCACTATAGCTTCCAATAGCTTGGCCTATGCTCTCAAAATGCTCTCGAAGGATGCTGTCATCGGCACATTGTATACCCTAGGCAACGTACTCAGCCCTGGGTCGGACCAGGCGTTTGTGAAGGATCAGATTGATGGAACGGCAAGTGAAACAGGACTTAATGCCATTTATACCAATCGTCGGTCCATTGGGAGCTCGATTTCACTACAGATGTatggcgaggaggagactgCGATCGTTTCTGGCAATGTCGTGCAAACCATTTGTGgaattgctgctgctttcaaggatgagaaaATTACCGCACTGGCTCAGTCTATGCTTCAACAGAAGCTCGAAAAGGTCAATACAGGCGTGGATGCCCGGATTATCAGTGGAGCAGCAGCTCTGGCTCTCGAGGGCGGACAACTCGAGTTTCGCTCTTTGCTCAAGTTGTTTAGTAAATTGTGCCATACTGGGGTTGTCGAAAACCAGCTGTTCCTACTGGAAGCG GTGAGAAATGCTCGCACTTTCATTTCTGCCAACCTACGACGTGACTCGCAGTTGTTTGGTATCTACTTCGAACACCTgcttgacagcatcatcgGACTTGGTGATGTTCACTCGTTCGGACATACTAAGGAATCTGACGTACAAATGGCTGCAAAGGAGATCGCGGAACTTCTTCACCCGCTGGCAATCTTTATGTCCACGAACGATTTTGCTTTTGAGCCCATTGCCGATGACGAGACgtattctcttcttcgagacGCTTGGTTCAACATCGTGGTTCATGGCTTTACAACCAACACAGATCGAGGCAAACAGTATATGAGAGAATTGCGCCTAATTGCTATCCACTCCCCACCTCTTGTGGCTGAGCAGCGAGGCGAGCAGGTCGAAAGTGATATCGAGCTTAATACTGTTTTACGACGTGGTATGAGTAACGATAGAGAGTctctgcagaagaagcttaTGAGTGATCTTGTACCCTCCAAGTCCAATGAGATTAGGAGCCTCAGCTATCGCAAGGTGATCTTCTTACAAGCAGCTTATTTGATGGAAATTCTTCGAGCCGACTCAGGTGATTGCACCAAGGTTCTTTCCTATTTCCTGGAACCGAGCATGGCCAAGGGAGAGCTGAGCAGCGCCATGGAGGGTGTTGCAGCTGCTGTCATGGATAAGTATATTCAAAAGACTCAAAGCGGCACCGAACCAACCTTTTCTGCCCAGTACGCGGCCGAACAGCTCGCTACCATCTTCTGTAGCTGCTGCCATCGTATCGAACGAGTCCAACAAGCCGCCTTTGTTTGCGCAGATCGCTTCCTCCGTGAAATTCCTTCAGCCCTTTGCTATAGGTCATCACTCTTCGCACTGATCGAACTGCTCTCGCTTATGTGGTCTAGCTGCTTGGAAGCCGAGACAGATGTTTATGCTCCCAGGTCTACTTTTACGTCAGAACTTGGCGGAGTGACTGTGCAGCTTTCAGATGACTACGATTTTCGAAGATGGACAGTAGATATCCTCAACCGCAAGGCCAGGGTATGGGTCAATTCTGCCAtcaatctctctcctctcgaTGTCAAGGGAATTCTGCAGACATATCTGTCGGAGTTCAGTGACGAAGGCGCTTACGGCCACGTCTCTTTGGGAAGGTCTTttgctcttgagcttggatcaGTTATTCCATCAACAGACAATCGTCTCCAATCCATGGACAAGATTGGCAACTCGAGTGTCAACACAGCCTCTGCCTTCGTTGCGCAGTACACAACTCGCCAAGAATATCGGTACGGCGAGACGCTTCCGGATCGCGGTACAGAACTTATGAGCTTCATGAATCACAACCGTCGCTTGTCATTTGTGCAGTCGTCTGTGAAGGAGAGTGCCAATGCCACTACTGCACTCGCTCATATCGAGGCAAGAATTCACAGCAAGAAGAGTACATCAATCACTGAAGTCCGGGATATTCTTCGTAGGGCAGCAGCACTTCTTTGCCGCACGAGCAATGATGAAGCCGCTATTGCTCATCACCTTGTGAGCATTCCATTCGCCCTATTCACCAAGCAATCCATCAACTTGGGTGTTTCCCTGTGGCTAGGTGTGATCAACGAGAACCCAAGACAGGAGTCGAGACTGCTGAATGAGATCGTCCAGCAGTGGGAGTTCTCTCTTACCCGAAAGGTCGGCCTTTTCAGTCCAACACTGAATCATGTTGACCCCTTCTTTTTGAAAGAAGAATTTGCACCCAGCGAATTGGAAGCTctagccaagaagaagcagattGTGCATGACATTCTCTCTCCCCACACTCGACTGCTCCAATTCTTTGCCAGCCATTATAATGCTACCAGGCTCGGTAGCCCTGACATCCAGAAGGTGTTCCTCCGGATGATTGATCTTACACTGGAGGCAATGAAGCAATCTGCAACTCATCCAATGGCCAGAGAGATTCGATTCCAAATCGTCTTATTTGGTCTGCGCATCCTACGCTCCAGCACCACTCTCAAGCCTGCAGCACAGTGGAGGCTCAAGGAGCGACTTCTTACGGCTGGCCTGTCTTGGTTCAGGTCTGCGCCCAAGTGGTCTTTTGGCAGTAACTTATTGCAGATGAAGACCGAGATCCGTCTTATCTCTGATGTCTTGGCGGCCCTCCAACAGGTCTCTTTTATAGGCGCCCAGACTGTCGGCAATGTCAAATCTCTGCAGTCCAAAGAGCAGCTgctcgatctccttctcagaaATGAACAACTGCGCCTAATTGTCTGGGTAAACCCACTCAACAATTCGAGCAATCAGGCACTGACCCCAACTGCCGGCAAGGCACCGACCGAAGCTGCACTCTTACCACTCATTAGGACTGCATGGTGGCAGGACCCAGCTATTGCCATTGAACTCGCAACTAGGTTTCCATTCCCTCGCCTGCAGCGCGACATCAGGTTCTTGCTTCTCACCATGCCTGAAAAGGCCATTTTCGAGCCTGAGGCTCTGCACCTGATCTTTGAGGGATTTCTCcccgatgatgttgcttCACAACAACTCAAGGCAGGTTTCGTACCTTGA
- a CDS encoding 20S proteasome subunit beta 6, producing the protein MAAMFSQNPLMNGPNYSFSDAPKTNSGEFREHRFNPYTDNGGSTLAIAGADFTIMAGDTRHTSGYSINSRMSPKVFRIGGTTASQEDATLVLSVVGFAADGEALRDHLDTICKIYRYRHGKPMTVNACAKRLSTVLYSKRFFPYYSHAMLGGLDEEGRGAVYSYDPVGSYEREQCRAGGAAGSLIMPFLDNQVNFKNQYIPGSGEGHELKERERRPLTRTEVETVVKDAFDGAVERHIEVGDNLQMLIITADGIEETFLPLKKD; encoded by the exons atggctgCCATGTTCAGCCAGAACCCTTTGATGAATGGGCCCAACTATTCATTCTCCGATGcccccaagaccaacagcgGCGAGTTTCGAGAACATCGATTTAACCC CTACACCGATAATGGCGGTTCGACTCTTGCCATTGCTGGCGCAGACTTtaccatcatggctggtgaCACCCGCCACACCAGCGGTTATAGCATCAACTCTCGCATGTCCCCCAAGGTCTTCCGAATCGGAGGCACCACTGCCTCCCAGGAGGATGCTACACTAGTCCTATCTGTTGTCGGCTTCGCTGCTGACGGTGAGGCCCTCCGCGACCACCTCGACACCATCTGCAAGATCTACCGTTATCGCCACGGCAAGCCCATGACTGTCAATGCTTGTGCCAAACGCCTCTCTACCGTTCTCTACTCGAAGCGATTCTTCCCCTACTACTCGCATGCGATGCTCGGCGGTCTGGATGAGGAGGGCAGAGGCGCTGTGTACTCATATGATCCCGTGGGGAGCTATGAACGGGAACAGTGCCGAGCAGGCGGTGCTGCGGGCAGTCTGATCATGCCTTTCCTGGACAACCAGGTCAACTTCAAGAACCAGTATATTCCCGGAAGCGGAGAAGGCCATGAATTGAAGGAGCGGGAGCGACGTCCTCTCACACGAACAGAGGTCGAGACTGTCGTCAAGGATGCCTTCGATGGTGCGGTGGAGCGTCACATTGAGGTTGGTGATAACCTTCAAATGCTTATCATCACAGCAGACGGTATTGAGGAGActttcttgcccttgaagaaagattAG